Proteins from a single region of Sporosarcina sp. P33:
- a CDS encoding CoA-acylating methylmalonate-semialdehyde dehydrogenase, whose product MATIVIEKKALSNFVNGQWVKSLTEKYEKVPNPATGEIIAEVPISTAEDLQVAVDAAKKAYSSWKKVAVPQRARILFNYQNLLIDHWDELAQLITIENGKNYAEAYGEVQRGIECVEFAAGAPTLMMGYQLPDIATNIESGMYRYPLGVVAGITPFNFPMMVPCWMFPLAIAAGNTFILKPSERTPLLANRLAELLTEAGLPEGVFNIVHGAHDIVNGILSHPDIPAISFVGSQPVAEHVYKTGTSYGKRVQALAGAKNHSIVMPDADLDLTVTNITNAAFGSAGERCMAAAVVVAVGDIADELVKRLVDEANNMTIGNGLEEGIFLGPVIRDSHKDKTLSYIESGVAEGANLVRDGRSDKSTSEGGYFVGPTIFEGVTKEMRIWKEEIFAPVLSVVRVETLDEAIELTNQSEFANGACLYTDSSKAIRQFREEIDAGMLGINLGVPAPMAFFPFSGYKKSFYGDLHANGRDGIEFYTRKKMLTARHSY is encoded by the coding sequence ATGGCTACTATAGTTATAGAAAAGAAAGCGCTTTCTAATTTCGTTAATGGACAATGGGTAAAATCGCTTACGGAAAAATATGAAAAAGTGCCAAATCCCGCTACAGGTGAGATTATTGCAGAGGTTCCAATTTCAACTGCAGAAGATTTACAAGTTGCAGTCGATGCAGCTAAAAAAGCTTACTCGTCTTGGAAGAAAGTCGCTGTACCCCAAAGAGCTCGTATCCTATTTAACTATCAGAATCTATTAATTGATCATTGGGATGAACTGGCACAATTGATCACAATAGAGAATGGAAAAAACTATGCAGAAGCCTATGGTGAAGTTCAGCGTGGAATCGAGTGCGTGGAATTCGCTGCAGGAGCTCCAACACTGATGATGGGTTATCAATTGCCTGATATCGCCACGAACATCGAATCAGGTATGTATCGCTATCCACTGGGAGTAGTCGCTGGAATTACTCCGTTTAACTTCCCTATGATGGTTCCTTGCTGGATGTTTCCACTTGCCATCGCTGCTGGAAATACGTTCATCTTGAAGCCTTCAGAGCGTACACCGCTTCTGGCGAACAGATTAGCAGAACTATTAACTGAAGCGGGGCTGCCGGAGGGAGTATTCAATATCGTCCATGGTGCACATGATATCGTGAATGGGATACTGAGTCACCCCGACATTCCTGCTATATCATTTGTAGGATCTCAACCTGTTGCCGAGCATGTATATAAAACAGGAACTTCTTATGGTAAACGCGTTCAAGCACTGGCAGGAGCTAAGAATCATTCGATTGTTATGCCGGATGCAGATTTGGATTTGACGGTTACTAATATTACTAATGCAGCGTTTGGTTCTGCTGGTGAGAGATGTATGGCCGCTGCAGTTGTAGTTGCAGTAGGTGATATTGCAGATGAGCTTGTGAAAAGATTGGTCGATGAAGCAAATAATATGACGATAGGTAATGGATTGGAAGAAGGAATATTCCTCGGTCCTGTCATTCGTGACTCCCATAAGGATAAGACGTTATCTTACATCGAATCTGGTGTAGCTGAGGGAGCAAATCTAGTTCGTGACGGACGTAGCGATAAATCTACCTCGGAAGGCGGATATTTTGTAGGACCAACGATTTTTGAGGGCGTTACAAAGGAAATGCGAATTTGGAAAGAAGAAATCTTTGCACCGGTACTATCAGTGGTTCGTGTAGAGACATTAGATGAAGCGATTGAGCTTACAAATCAATCGGAGTTTGCGAATGGTGCTTGCCTGTATACAGATAGTTCAAAAGCCATTCGTCAATTCCGTGAAGAAATTGATGCAGGGATGCTGGGTATAAACCTTGGTGTACCAGCACCTATGGCATTCTTCCCGTTTTCAGGTTATAAGAAATCATTCTATGGTGATTTGCATGCAAATGGACGCGATGGGATTGAATTCTATACACGTAAGAAAATGCTTACAGCTCGTCATTCATACTGA
- a CDS encoding aspartate aminotransferase family protein encodes MKALHAQDQINKQSLAEQNQDKIWHHISAYNEKNPPMIIESGENAWITDHKGNRYLDGMSGLWCVNVGYGREEIAKVAYEQMKKLAYVPMTQSHKPAIELAAKLNEMLGDDYKIFYSNSGSDANEVAFKLIRQYHQQNGEPSRFKFLSRYRAYHGSSMGALSATGQALRKYKYEPLVPGFLHVAPPDNYRKPEGISVEEYNIQRALELEEKIIWEQKDTIAGIIMEPLITGGGILIPHPVYLEKVQEICTRHGVLLIIDEVICGFGRTGKAFGHQHYNVKPDIVTMAKGLTSAYLPLSVTAIRKDIYEKFDTGEDYSHLRHVNTFGGNPAACAVALKNLEILEREDLINRSAELGERLTDELACLKDHPYVGDIRSLGFLMGIELVEDKKTKEPASNARITKIIGECKANGLIVGRNGETVEGFNNVLALCPPLSCTDEDFEFIVSVIKKVFKENE; translated from the coding sequence ATGAAGGCATTACATGCACAAGATCAGATCAATAAACAATCCTTGGCTGAACAGAATCAGGATAAAATTTGGCACCATATTTCTGCATACAATGAAAAAAATCCACCAATGATTATCGAGAGTGGAGAAAATGCTTGGATTACAGATCATAAAGGAAATCGTTATCTAGATGGTATGTCAGGATTATGGTGTGTTAATGTCGGATATGGAAGAGAAGAAATAGCAAAAGTAGCATATGAGCAAATGAAAAAACTGGCTTATGTACCTATGACACAAAGCCATAAACCAGCAATTGAGCTCGCGGCCAAATTGAATGAAATGTTGGGAGACGACTATAAAATCTTTTATTCAAACAGTGGATCGGATGCGAATGAGGTAGCATTCAAGCTTATTCGTCAATACCATCAGCAAAACGGAGAGCCATCGCGATTTAAATTCCTATCACGCTATCGTGCGTATCACGGTAGTTCAATGGGAGCCTTATCGGCTACAGGTCAAGCTTTGCGAAAGTATAAGTATGAACCACTAGTACCAGGATTTTTGCATGTGGCACCGCCTGATAACTACCGTAAACCTGAAGGGATTTCGGTGGAAGAATATAATATACAGCGTGCTCTAGAGCTTGAAGAGAAAATCATTTGGGAGCAAAAAGATACCATTGCAGGCATTATTATGGAACCACTCATTACAGGTGGCGGAATTTTGATTCCCCATCCGGTGTACCTAGAGAAAGTTCAGGAAATCTGTACCCGCCATGGCGTTCTATTAATCATTGATGAAGTAATCTGTGGATTTGGACGTACTGGAAAAGCATTTGGGCATCAGCATTACAATGTAAAACCGGATATCGTTACTATGGCTAAAGGTTTGACTAGCGCATACTTGCCGCTATCAGTGACTGCAATCCGTAAAGATATTTATGAAAAGTTCGATACTGGAGAAGATTATAGTCATCTGCGCCACGTAAATACATTTGGTGGAAATCCTGCAGCTTGTGCAGTAGCATTAAAGAATTTGGAAATTTTGGAACGTGAAGATCTTATCAATCGTTCTGCGGAGCTTGGGGAGCGTTTGACAGATGAGCTTGCGTGTTTGAAAGATCACCCATATGTGGGAGATATCCGAAGTCTAGGTTTCCTAATGGGTATTGAGCTAGTTGAAGATAAAAAAACAAAAGAACCTGCTTCGAATGCTCGTATAACCAAGATTATTGGAGAGTGTAAGGCAAATGGTTTAATTGTAGGCCGGAACGGTGAAACGGTAGAAGGATTTAATAATGTTCTAGCGTTATGCCCGCCGCTTTCTTGCACAGATGAGGATTTTGAATTTATTGTCTCTGTTATAAAAAAGGTATTTAAAGAGAATGAATAA
- the ald gene encoding alanine dehydrogenase, with amino-acid sequence MLIGVPKEIKNNENRVAMTPAGVFTLRSSGHEVIIETEAGLGSSFTDADYIEAGAKIVQTAEEAWSAEMVMKVKEPITSEYRFFRKGLLLFTYLHLASEVELTAALLENEVTGLAYETVQLSTGSLPLLAPMSEVAGRMATQIGAQYLEKTKGGKGILLAGVPGVSRGNVVVIGGGQAGTNAARVAIGMGAHVTVLDLSVDRLRQLDEIFGNSIQTIVSNPFNIAESIKEADLVVGAVLIPGAKAPKLVTEEMVQSMKPGSVLVDIAIDQGGIFETSDRVTTHDDPIYVKHDVVHYAVANMPGAVPQTSTIALTNMTVPYALQIANKGYRQALLDNESLRKGLNTMSGQVAYKAVAEAQDLQYSPAESLLENQNLVSNT; translated from the coding sequence ATGTTAATCGGTGTGCCAAAGGAAATTAAAAATAATGAAAACCGAGTTGCCATGACCCCCGCGGGAGTTTTTACACTTCGATCGTCTGGTCATGAAGTAATAATAGAAACTGAGGCTGGCTTAGGATCTAGTTTTACAGATGCTGACTATATTGAGGCTGGCGCGAAGATTGTTCAGACGGCAGAAGAGGCATGGAGTGCGGAGATGGTTATGAAAGTTAAGGAGCCGATTACTTCTGAATATCGTTTTTTCCGTAAAGGATTATTGTTATTCACATACTTACATTTAGCTTCTGAAGTGGAGCTGACTGCAGCACTACTGGAAAATGAAGTAACAGGTCTTGCTTATGAGACTGTTCAATTATCAACTGGTTCATTGCCTCTTCTCGCTCCCATGAGTGAAGTAGCGGGACGGATGGCAACACAAATTGGTGCACAATACCTTGAAAAGACAAAAGGCGGTAAAGGTATTCTACTGGCTGGCGTGCCGGGTGTTTCTCGCGGAAACGTCGTAGTTATCGGTGGCGGCCAGGCAGGAACAAACGCTGCACGTGTAGCGATTGGAATGGGGGCGCATGTAACTGTATTGGACTTATCAGTAGATCGTTTACGCCAGTTGGATGAGATTTTTGGTAATAGTATTCAAACAATTGTTTCTAATCCTTTCAATATTGCAGAATCCATCAAAGAAGCTGATTTGGTTGTGGGTGCCGTTCTGATTCCAGGAGCCAAAGCACCTAAGTTAGTAACTGAAGAAATGGTTCAATCTATGAAGCCAGGATCGGTCCTTGTTGATATTGCAATCGATCAAGGGGGAATCTTTGAGACATCAGATCGTGTTACAACACATGATGATCCAATCTATGTAAAGCATGATGTTGTTCATTATGCAGTTGCGAATATGCCTGGTGCTGTTCCACAGACATCTACAATCGCATTGACTAACATGACTGTGCCATATGCCCTTCAAATAGCCAATAAAGGATACAGACAGGCACTCCTTGACAATGAGTCACTTCGTAAAGGTCTAAATACAATGAGTGGCCAAGTAGCATATAAAGCTGTAGCAGAAGCGCAAGACTTGCAATACAGTCCTGCAGAATCCTTACTTGAGAATCAAAATTTAGTTTCCAACACTTAA
- a CDS encoding N-acetylglucosaminidase: MTNFIATAVITLLVSFALTLSAEAAAWPSHSPNKEANKTWTVTFNKPVDKTTVNSNVYITDSKGVKQQNSFTYSAFDKKVHIAPPAGNYRNGETYTLHITQAVYNTDGELLKSPITKTFSIKAGVTYDVANVQANGMTSIVESFSSFEAAASRINSSQVVLFQNKIVHMPKGLVSTMAYGNSSLTILYANKALTIQETYVPADTELLYVDSTSTYVEVELAGRNFYIKPQNAKLLPMQTVTDRTHYKIMNNSLYHLIYSHHTKKYGSYEMGAAPSFMQEGVKYYSTDGSHFYNETGALIGTAHQYFQHLPMRSMTRYTAQELDAYIMMQLGQLERSNPDSATYKNATTRSKLIGLGSELKRIEKESHVNAMHILALAQHESQYGLSKYALESNNLFGMYVTDDNPSNKHFDSVSANIQELVDAFLNRNYLPPLAKYANGTNFGNKAVGMNVKYASDPYWGSKIAGHLYRMDRLMGGREMADQLKIGLTNEVNLNVRVAPYRESLKIYKYPKVGMPLIIQDDQLPESPWIKIRSDKAPYDSLYVHGDYVDLLEWQ; the protein is encoded by the coding sequence ATGACGAATTTTATTGCAACTGCTGTAATCACCCTTTTAGTCAGCTTCGCCCTGACACTGTCAGCCGAAGCTGCTGCCTGGCCAAGTCATTCTCCTAATAAGGAAGCGAACAAGACGTGGACTGTCACGTTCAATAAACCGGTAGACAAGACGACGGTCAACTCGAACGTTTACATAACCGACTCAAAAGGAGTAAAACAGCAGAATTCATTTACCTATTCTGCCTTTGATAAGAAGGTACATATCGCACCGCCAGCGGGGAATTATCGTAACGGTGAAACATACACGCTTCACATCACACAGGCGGTGTACAACACAGATGGAGAGCTACTGAAATCACCTATCACCAAAACGTTTTCTATCAAAGCAGGCGTTACTTACGATGTGGCAAATGTACAAGCTAATGGCATGACGTCAATTGTCGAGAGCTTCTCCAGTTTTGAAGCCGCAGCAAGCCGCATAAATAGCAGTCAAGTTGTATTATTCCAAAATAAGATTGTCCACATGCCGAAAGGACTTGTCTCGACAATGGCTTATGGCAACAGTTCATTGACGATTCTCTATGCCAATAAAGCTTTAACTATTCAAGAAACCTACGTTCCGGCAGACACGGAACTCCTCTATGTTGATTCGACATCGACTTATGTGGAAGTAGAGCTGGCGGGAAGGAACTTCTATATTAAACCGCAAAATGCAAAATTACTTCCCATGCAGACGGTGACTGATCGTACGCACTATAAAATAATGAACAACTCGCTCTATCATTTAATTTATTCGCACCATACGAAGAAATATGGATCTTATGAAATGGGAGCGGCGCCAAGTTTCATGCAAGAAGGAGTGAAATATTACAGCACGGACGGCAGTCATTTTTATAATGAAACGGGAGCTTTGATTGGCACAGCTCATCAATACTTCCAGCACTTGCCGATGCGCAGTATGACGCGTTACACAGCACAGGAGCTGGACGCCTATATTATGATGCAGCTAGGACAATTGGAGCGATCTAATCCAGACTCCGCCACCTATAAAAATGCGACAACGAGAAGTAAACTGATTGGGCTGGGTTCGGAATTAAAGCGAATTGAAAAAGAGAGCCATGTCAATGCGATGCATATTCTGGCACTTGCACAGCATGAAAGCCAGTACGGGCTCAGTAAGTACGCGCTGGAATCTAATAATTTATTCGGCATGTATGTGACAGATGATAATCCGTCGAATAAACACTTTGATTCGGTAAGTGCCAATATTCAGGAACTGGTCGATGCGTTTTTGAACAGAAACTATTTACCGCCCCTTGCCAAATATGCGAATGGGACGAATTTCGGCAATAAAGCGGTCGGCATGAATGTTAAATATGCTTCCGATCCATATTGGGGCTCTAAAATTGCAGGGCATCTGTATCGCATGGACCGTTTGATGGGCGGCAGGGAAATGGCTGATCAGCTGAAGATTGGGTTGACGAATGAAGTGAACTTAAATGTGCGCGTGGCACCATATAGAGAGTCACTAAAAATTTATAAGTATCCGAAAGTCGGCATGCCGCTTATTATCCAGGACGATCAATTACCGGAATCTCCATGGATTAAAATCCGTTCAGATAAAGCTCCGTATGATTCGCTGTATGTACACGGCGATTATGTAGATCTGCTTGAATGGCAGTGA
- a CDS encoding NAD(P)/FAD-dependent oxidoreductase: MRKRMIYDCAIIGGGPAGLSAALVLGRARRNVIIFDDDHARNRVSRASHGFLTRDGVHPAELRRIGREELRHYPSVSFHHKKIVAVERLDETHYELMTADGKMFRTQKVLLAVGLRDEQPNVPGIERFYGTSIFSCPYCDGWEMRDRPLAVFADINVFKLAAEVYTWSRDLIVFTGGEGQLTEEEREKLNAKDIQIVDDIIDGLEGADGQLHSVRLEDGTLVDRAGGFASPLWSHPNHFADELGCERNQYGGIQTDEYGRTTVWNVYAAGDVSHIVPSQLLVAAGAGSAAAIGINGDLTNEFFSRMN; this comes from the coding sequence ATGAGGAAACGTATGATATATGATTGTGCAATTATCGGCGGAGGACCTGCCGGATTAAGTGCTGCTTTAGTGCTGGGACGTGCAAGGCGGAATGTCATTATTTTCGATGATGACCATGCAAGAAACCGTGTTTCCCGTGCATCGCATGGCTTCCTGACGCGTGACGGGGTGCACCCTGCAGAGCTGCGGCGCATAGGACGTGAAGAACTTAGGCATTATCCGTCAGTCAGCTTTCATCATAAAAAAATCGTTGCGGTGGAACGGCTGGACGAAACGCATTACGAATTAATGACAGCAGACGGCAAAATGTTCCGCACACAGAAAGTGCTTCTGGCAGTCGGCTTGCGTGATGAGCAGCCAAACGTGCCGGGGATTGAGCGCTTTTACGGCACATCGATTTTCAGTTGCCCGTATTGTGACGGCTGGGAAATGCGGGATCGTCCGCTTGCGGTATTTGCTGATATAAACGTGTTTAAGCTGGCAGCGGAAGTGTATACATGGAGCCGTGATCTGATTGTTTTTACAGGCGGAGAAGGTCAATTGACGGAAGAGGAGCGAGAGAAGCTGAACGCGAAGGATATTCAAATTGTAGACGATATAATAGATGGCTTGGAAGGAGCTGATGGTCAGCTGCACAGCGTACGTCTTGAGGACGGCACATTGGTAGACCGAGCCGGCGGTTTTGCTTCCCCCCTTTGGAGTCATCCAAATCATTTTGCTGACGAATTGGGATGTGAACGGAATCAGTACGGCGGCATTCAAACCGATGAATACGGGAGAACTACCGTTTGGAATGTCTATGCAGCAGGCGATGTTTCACATATCGTTCCTTCGCAGCTGCTCGTTGCGGCAGGAGCAGGAAGCGCCGCAGCCATCGGCATCAACGGCGACTTGACCAATGAATTCTTCAGCCGTATGAATTAA
- a CDS encoding Ig-like domain-containing protein produces MFTQFIKKNTMIYLSLTLFLILFVNPANAHGIANHKNVLGAGKSHLVVLKEDGSVWSWGDQTFGQLGAVPSGSSIEPVPIQMANGKRLSDILAVSAGGDFTVALDTKGDIWSWGLNDLGQLGRASSMGGNVDKNPAQISLANMIDISAGGGHVLAVDRLGNVWTWGYNYYGQLGRTTSTYFSAVPVKVDGLENVAAVAAGKDHSVVLKMDGTVWTWGRNTFGQLGLGQTMDYNVEPKQISGLSEIIEIVAGDNHTLALKQDRTSLLAWGRNYYGQLGDGGYENKLVPFQVKGVSNIRSVAAGDNHTIIVKDDGTVWQWGRNTSGIQTSQTAPIQIKGMSDAVAIGGGGYLDSFTLAVKSDGTVWQWDKLSSDSTTKLPIFKKVSGIDGVMKLDEFPFVQGGQVKFKYIGTSLTEDVKLNGSFNDNVDLQMERKPGNIWELQVELQPGQYEYGFRVNGEWTVDPLNRDKTIDDFGRTFSVLKVAPYATVGPIIDHKEVTFTYSSYDYNQQLELDAETKSVSVMGNFGDDYHWIEIPMVKQPNNTWKVSRTLKPRDYFYSFVVRDKESGAVAVKRNDPLNPGLQTDSLTNISRNTFVVAENVLTKIPVASITLSKGPEMDLIVGEQSTLTARISPSNATNQHVNWYSSKPTVASVEGGKITAHSAGETTIAVTSVDGGKIASVTVVVKQQDGAVSYPRIGYKTEDDRFNVEPTKAWKINLSQELDIKTFNPESVYVLNESGVKIPLGYQVSNKGTTMEIRLQNGYQYKKGATYYLFIEDTVKSSNGAKLKEKVQMKFQIKL; encoded by the coding sequence ATGTTCACTCAATTTATTAAAAAAAATACAATGATATATCTGTCACTAACTTTGTTTCTAATTTTATTTGTGAATCCTGCAAATGCACATGGCATCGCTAATCACAAAAATGTACTAGGCGCAGGAAAGAGTCATTTAGTCGTTTTAAAAGAAGACGGTAGTGTGTGGAGTTGGGGTGATCAGACATTCGGCCAGTTGGGCGCAGTGCCAAGTGGCAGTTCGATTGAGCCTGTACCCATCCAAATGGCTAATGGAAAGAGATTATCGGATATTTTAGCGGTTTCGGCGGGGGGGGACTTTACTGTTGCGCTTGATACTAAAGGGGATATTTGGAGCTGGGGACTAAATGATTTAGGCCAATTAGGCAGAGCATCCTCGATGGGCGGCAATGTGGATAAAAACCCTGCTCAGATATCGCTTGCGAACATGATAGATATCTCAGCAGGGGGAGGCCATGTACTTGCAGTTGATCGTCTTGGGAATGTCTGGACCTGGGGATATAACTATTATGGCCAGCTAGGTAGAACGACATCTACCTATTTCTCAGCAGTGCCTGTAAAAGTAGACGGATTAGAAAATGTGGCTGCAGTTGCAGCAGGAAAAGACCACTCAGTTGTATTAAAGATGGACGGTACTGTCTGGACGTGGGGACGTAATACCTTTGGCCAACTTGGATTGGGTCAGACAATGGATTACAACGTTGAACCGAAACAAATTAGCGGACTAAGTGAAATAATTGAAATTGTTGCCGGTGACAATCATACATTAGCTCTAAAACAAGACCGTACGTCCCTGCTCGCTTGGGGCCGTAATTATTATGGCCAGCTTGGAGATGGCGGATATGAAAATAAACTCGTGCCGTTTCAAGTAAAAGGCGTAAGTAATATTCGCTCAGTTGCAGCGGGGGATAACCATACAATAATTGTGAAAGACGACGGCACCGTCTGGCAATGGGGCCGTAATACGAGTGGTATCCAGACTTCACAGACAGCGCCCATTCAAATAAAAGGAATGTCTGATGCAGTGGCGATTGGAGGTGGCGGATACTTAGACAGCTTCACACTAGCAGTAAAATCCGACGGCACCGTCTGGCAATGGGATAAATTATCATCTGATTCTACAACCAAACTGCCAATATTTAAAAAAGTGTCCGGCATTGACGGTGTCATGAAACTGGACGAGTTCCCTTTCGTCCAAGGGGGACAAGTAAAGTTTAAATACATCGGAACCAGTCTGACTGAAGACGTAAAATTGAATGGAAGTTTTAACGATAATGTTGACTTGCAAATGGAACGGAAACCAGGAAACATTTGGGAACTCCAGGTAGAACTGCAGCCAGGACAATACGAATACGGCTTCCGTGTCAACGGGGAATGGACAGTCGATCCGCTCAACCGTGACAAAACGATTGACGACTTCGGACGGACGTTCAGTGTGCTGAAAGTTGCTCCTTACGCAACTGTTGGCCCGATAATTGATCATAAAGAAGTCACGTTCACATACAGCAGCTACGATTATAATCAACAGCTTGAACTGGATGCGGAAACAAAATCTGTTTCAGTCATGGGGAACTTCGGGGATGATTACCACTGGATCGAAATTCCGATGGTCAAGCAGCCGAATAATACTTGGAAAGTATCCAGAACATTAAAGCCCAGAGATTATTTCTATTCATTTGTCGTGCGGGATAAGGAAAGCGGAGCAGTTGCTGTAAAGCGCAATGATCCGCTGAATCCGGGTTTGCAGACAGATTCCCTGACAAATATTTCCCGTAACACATTTGTTGTGGCGGAAAATGTCTTAACGAAGATACCGGTTGCATCGATTACACTCAGCAAAGGCCCTGAAATGGACTTAATTGTAGGGGAGCAGTCGACGTTGACCGCCAGAATCAGTCCGTCAAACGCGACGAATCAACATGTTAACTGGTATTCCAGCAAACCGACCGTTGCGAGTGTGGAAGGCGGTAAAATCACAGCGCATTCCGCTGGAGAAACAACCATTGCAGTAACTTCGGTAGACGGCGGGAAGATTGCGAGCGTCACGGTTGTTGTCAAGCAGCAGGACGGCGCAGTATCTTATCCTCGCATAGGATATAAAACTGAAGATGACCGATTTAATGTGGAGCCTACAAAAGCTTGGAAAATTAACCTCAGCCAAGAACTGGACATCAAGACATTTAATCCAGAATCCGTGTACGTATTAAATGAGTCAGGCGTGAAGATTCCACTTGGTTATCAGGTTTCTAATAAAGGGACCACGATGGAAATTCGATTGCAAAATGGCTATCAGTATAAAAAAGGGGCTACCTACTATCTGTTTATAGAAGATACGGTGAAGTCATCAAACGGTGCCAAATTGAAAGAAAAAGTCCAGATGAAGTTCCAGATTAAATTGTAA